TGCCGTTTGTCCTGAGCACATGTGAGAGGGGAATTTATGACGAAGTGAAGTATTTCGTGTCTTGTTTTGAGTATTTTATTTATTTACTTACAGGTAATCTTATTACAAGCTATCCTAGTTCAGCTTATATGCCTTTTATCTGGAGTGATGTTGAGGTAAGAGAATACAATCTCGATAAAAATAAATTTCCTCCTTTCTTAAGAATGGGGGAGAGCGCTGGAAGAGTTACTAATAGTGCTAGTGTTGAATTTGGGATCAAGGGTGGAGTAGAGGTAATTAATGCTGGGATGGATTATTTAAGTGTTCTTGTGGGGAGTGGAGCTTTTTCCCCTGGAATTTTGTCAAATAGAACAGGGACAAGTGAAGGTTTTAATTTAGTTTCAGACGAACAGTTTGAGGGTCTTTCTTTGCAGTATCCTTATTTTTTGGATGATTTATTCGTTATTGGAAGAATAGTTCCTTCCGGGTATTTAATGCAGATGCTTAAGGATAGATTTTTTCATAGGACGAAATCTTTTGGAGAGTTTTTTGAAGAAATATCTAGGGTAGATGTGGAGGACGTCTACTTTTATAGAAGCAAGAAAGAGGTTTTTCCCGATCATATTTTAGTGGATGTACAAATAAAGGAAGATTTAAGCAAAGGTATTTTGGGGAGGGCAGATGATCCTTTACAAATAGGTGTTGCAATACTTGAATCTTCTTATTTTGCATTTTATAACAGACTCTTGCAGTTTAAATCTTTGGAAAAGAAGGTGTTGGATATTTTTTTGAGTGGATCTAATTCAGATAATTTATTTTTAAATGAGCTAAAAGCTAATATTATTGGCAGGGATTTAAAGATTTTTGAATTTAAGCATTCAGAAATTATAGGTAATGCGATTTTGGCTTTTTGTCGTTTAAAAGAGTTTGAAAGCCTAGAAAAAGCATTTAAAAAGCTTTCTAAACTTGGGAGAGTCGTACCATGCAATACCAGTGTTCATGGCATTTATGTAGAGAAATATCAAAAGTATGTTTCTAATTTTGACTTATTTGTTAATAGTTAAGATATAGGCATCTTTGAATGAATTTGATGCTGATATTTTCCTCAGATCTGATTTGGCTTCCGATATGGTTTTGTAAGGTCCAGATCTGACGCGGTAGATATCTTTCTCATTTATTGTCGCTGAATAGATTTTTGCATTTACTCTGTATTTCATTAGTTCCTGAATATTATTATCAGCGGCAATTGGGTCCGACAGTGATGCAAATTGTATGTAGTACTCTTTATTAGGGTCGTATTTATTTTCAGATTTGTTGTGAGCTTGCCTTTTTGTCTTTGCAATAGTTTTTGGGTTTTGGGGTGGATCCTTCGTGTGTTTTTTGGGTATGTCTTGCTGTCTTATGACCCGTAGTTCTTTTCCACTACTGATACTGCTATTTAAACTTTTATCTTTTTTAAGATCTTTTGTAAGATCAATTATAATTTCATTTGCATTGTCAGTTATTTTTAATGTTTCCTCAGTATTTTCATTTTCCGTAGCTTTTTTTTCTTCTGTCTCTTGTAAAACAATATTTTTGCTTGCGATGTCAGAGGCTAGATTTTTGTTTGGAAAGAAAACAATTATTCCAAGGAATATTATTGTACAAACGGCTATAATCGAAGTAAGTGCTACCAAAAAGCCTTTGTTGTTACTCTCATGTAAATCTTTCATTCACTACCTCTTTCATTTTTGTATCAATTTCTTTTTTCAAACAATCATAACTCCCATTGTTAATTATATTTATTATTTTTAGATTTAGAATATTTTTATTGAAAAAAATACATTTTTGCCACTTAAGGATGTTTGTAATCAATTTATCATCTAAGTTTCGATTTAACTTTAGTCTTGCTTTTATCACAGCATTGCTTGCTTTTATTACAAATATATATCTACAGAATTGCTCAAGATTTAATTTAAAAAGCAATGCAGCGTTTATTATTACTTTATCAAATGGACCCTTCAATACTTTGCCTTCTATTTCTTTTTGTATAAGGGGATGTGTTATCGATTCTAACTTATCCAGTTTTGCTTTGTCACTGAAAACAATTTCCCTAAGTTTTAATCTTTCTATTTCATTCTCATTATTCAATATTTTTTTACCAAAGACTTCTACTATTCGATCTTTCCTCTTGTATAGTGCTGTGTGTCCAATTTTATCCACATCTATTTCGTAATACCCATATCCACTTGTAATTATTTTTGAAACAGTATCTTTCCCAGTTGCTATTCTGCCGGTTATGCCAATTATGGATGCATTTCTCCCCATGATTTTCCGGTTTCAATATTTGAGTTTAAAGGAAGCCTTAAGGGATAAGCATTTTCCATCATTTCTTTGATTATTTTCGTTGCTTCTTCACATTCTTGTTCAGGAGATTCAACCAGCATCTCATCGTGAACTTGTAAAAGTATCTTTGACTTCAACTTTCTAAGCTTAAATTCATCATAAACTTTAATCATTGCAATTTTCATTATGTCGGCTGCGCTTCCCTGAATTGTACTGTTTATGGCTATTCGCTCGGCACTTGATCTTTCCGTGTAATTCTGGCTATTAATTTCTTTAATATACCTTCTTCTCTTTAAAAGAGTTTCACTATATCCATTTTTTCTTACAAAATTTATCTGGTTCGTCATAAAAGTTTCTATTTTGGAGTAAAGATTAAAATAAGAATCAATAAATTTCTTAGCCTCTTCTCGTGAAATTGATAAATCTTTTGCAAGTCTAAAATCTGACATTCTATAAATTATTCCAAAATTAATTGATTTTGCCATCCTTCTCATTGGGGGAGTTACCTTGTCTTTCTCTACTTTAAAAAGTTTTGATGCTGTTTCTGTGTGGATGTCTTTCTTGCTTTTGAAAGCTTCGATTAAATTTTCATCTTCGGAAAGATGTGCTAGTATTGCAAGTTCAATTTGTGAGTAGTCACCAGAGATAAAAATATTTCCTTTATCCGGCTTGAATGCCTTCCTTATTTTACGCCCTCTCTCATCCTTAATCGGAATGTTTTGTAAGTTAGGTGATGTGCTTGAAATTCTTCCCGTTGCCGTTCTTATTTGTAAAAAATTGGTGTGTATTTTATTTGTTTTTTTATTAATAAAATCTATTAAAATATCTGTGTATGTACTTTTTAACTTTACAAGCTGTCTGTGTTGTATGATCTTTTCTATAACAGCATGTTGAGATTTTACTGCTTCTAGTAATCTAATTTCTGTTGAGTCTTGCTTAGCATCTTCGGGTATACTTAGATTCAATTTTTCAAATAAGACTTCATGTAGCTGCTTTGTTGAATTTAAGTTAAATTCGATACCTATGCTTTCAATTATTTCGTTCTCAATTAATTTTAATTCTTTATCAAGTTCACAGCTGTACTGTCTTAAATAATCTCTGTCAACATAGATGCCATTTTCTTCCATATCTGTAATAACTACACTAAATGGCATTTCTACCTCCATCATCAAGCTTTCAAGATTATCCTCTTTAAGCTTCTTTTTAAAGATGTTAAACAACCTAAAAGTGATATCGGCATCCTCGGCAGAGTAATTGGACACTATTTCAAGCGGCACACTCCTTAAGGTGCTATTTTTTTCAACTATTTCTTCGTATGTGATGTTCTTATGCATTAAATACTTTTCTGCTAAAAAATCCAGAGACACTCTTGTGTTTGAGTCAATAACATAAGCTGCTATCATTGTATCGAAGTGGGGAGGAATAGGGTTAAACCCATTATATTTAAGTATTTTATAGTCGAATTTATAATTTTGGCCAATTAGCATGGGCTCCGTTTTAAAAAACTCATTAAATTTTTGTACTATATACTCTTTTTCAATAAATTTTTTTTCTTTATTGTCTATTGGAATGTAATAACCTTCAAATTCTTTGAATGCAACAGATATTCCAATTATTTTGGCTTCATAAGCATTAAAAGAGGTTGCTTCTGTGTCTATTGCCACATACCGTTCTGTTTTTAGTTTTTCCATTAATGAGTCAAGTTGTTCTTTAGTCAGTATTGTCTCATATTTGGTATTTTCTTCTTGTATTGTCCTTAAATTACTTGAATATGGCATTATTGTATTTAAAATATCTCTGTCTGCTTGATTGATAATTGGTATATTTTTTTCAAAGATTGACTTTTGTGTTTGGTTTATGGATGTCTTCTTTAAGATATCTTTCTTGTAAGATTTAATCAATTTTATGGCAGAGTGCTCTTCAAACAGTTCAATAACATCCTCTTTAAAATTTCCTAGTTTAAATTTTTCAAGATCAGGCAACTCTAGATCTTCCACAAGACTGACAAGTTCATAGCTTAAGAAAGCATTTTCTTTCTCTCTTGTCAAAATTTCCCTGTATCTTTT
This is a stretch of genomic DNA from Borrelia sp. P9F1. It encodes these proteins:
- a CDS encoding FGGY-family carbohydrate kinase, which gives rise to MDVLSIDIGTSTLKSALINSHDGVLESFDVSYFDYFVVDFRDFDYKIWIFALKRVFSNFRGRNVDCISISGISPCLITLDSNLTPLEVLHWNSSKVFGGFRGKSAFLPFVLSTCERGIYDEVKYFVSCFEYFIYLLTGNLITSYPSSAYMPFIWSDVEVREYNLDKNKFPPFLRMGESAGRVTNSASVEFGIKGGVEVINAGMDYLSVLVGSGAFSPGILSNRTGTSEGFNLVSDEQFEGLSLQYPYFLDDLFVIGRIVPSGYLMQMLKDRFFHRTKSFGEFFEEISRVDVEDVYFYRSKKEVFPDHILVDVQIKEDLSKGILGRADDPLQIGVAILESSYFAFYNRLLQFKSLEKKVLDIFLSGSNSDNLFLNELKANIIGRDLKIFEFKHSEIIGNAILAFCRLKEFESLEKAFKKLSKLGRVVPCNTSVHGIYVEKYQKYVSNFDLFVNS
- a CDS encoding SPOR domain-containing protein, whose protein sequence is MKDLHESNNKGFLVALTSIIAVCTIIFLGIIVFFPNKNLASDIASKNIVLQETEEKKATENENTEETLKITDNANEIIIDLTKDLKKDKSLNSSISSGKELRVIRQQDIPKKHTKDPPQNPKTIAKTKRQAHNKSENKYDPNKEYYIQFASLSDPIAADNNIQELMKYRVNAKIYSATINEKDIYRVRSGPYKTISEAKSDLRKISASNSFKDAYILTINK
- the coaE gene encoding dephospho-CoA kinase (Dephospho-CoA kinase (CoaE) performs the final step in coenzyme A biosynthesis.); the protein is MGRNASIIGITGRIATGKDTVSKIITSGYGYYEIDVDKIGHTALYKRKDRIVEVFGKKILNNENEIERLKLREIVFSDKAKLDKLESITHPLIQKEIEGKVLKGPFDKVIINAALLFKLNLEQFCRYIFVIKASNAVIKARLKLNRNLDDKLITNILKWQKCIFFNKNILNLKIINIINNGSYDCLKKEIDTKMKEVVNERFT
- the polA gene encoding DNA polymerase I, with amino-acid sequence MKTIYLIDALNIIFRNYHVMKGNPLLNRRGENVNAFFGFFKTLFFIIKEKNPESLVVTFDSETQTFRKEKYPEYKSTRDVPPDDLIPQIYWIKEGLIKANIPIFEMQGYEADDLIASFARKAKLSNYLTYIISPDKDLLQMMSDETKILKLENGNFVEMDSAYVRKKFAVDSSQIKDYLSIVGDRSDNIPGVKGIGEKGAAKLLSEFKTLNEIYENIDSINKRYREILTREKENAFLSYELVSLVEDLELPDLEKFKLGNFKEDVIELFEEHSAIKLIKSYKKDILKKTSINQTQKSIFEKNIPIINQADRDILNTIMPYSSNLRTIQEENTKYETILTKEQLDSLMEKLKTERYVAIDTEATSFNAYEAKIIGISVAFKEFEGYYIPIDNKEKKFIEKEYIVQKFNEFFKTEPMLIGQNYKFDYKILKYNGFNPIPPHFDTMIAAYVIDSNTRVSLDFLAEKYLMHKNITYEEIVEKNSTLRSVPLEIVSNYSAEDADITFRLFNIFKKKLKEDNLESLMMEVEMPFSVVITDMEENGIYVDRDYLRQYSCELDKELKLIENEIIESIGIEFNLNSTKQLHEVLFEKLNLSIPEDAKQDSTEIRLLEAVKSQHAVIEKIIQHRQLVKLKSTYTDILIDFINKKTNKIHTNFLQIRTATGRISSTSPNLQNIPIKDERGRKIRKAFKPDKGNIFISGDYSQIELAILAHLSEDENLIEAFKSKKDIHTETASKLFKVEKDKVTPPMRRMAKSINFGIIYRMSDFRLAKDLSISREEAKKFIDSYFNLYSKIETFMTNQINFVRKNGYSETLLKRRRYIKEINSQNYTERSSAERIAINSTIQGSAADIMKIAMIKVYDEFKLRKLKSKILLQVHDEMLVESPEQECEEATKIIKEMMENAYPLRLPLNSNIETGKSWGEMHP